A region from the Acyrthosiphon pisum isolate AL4f chromosome A1, pea_aphid_22Mar2018_4r6ur, whole genome shotgun sequence genome encodes:
- the LOC100570900 gene encoding transcription factor MafB-like — translation MHSCQKHHHHNHHHHHQHRHDLDHQLFHHHHHHCDGIVRQEEPVQVEEWPQTQKPAVPYLGGHILTAALQRSTAGMSEENRHYIEAQNPKTRLKKKNRRTRFGEDKHNVMRPHPVPTIHPDDLPQRARWTIIITAGLLLITCMLLVGVTLRMAPVIDELVRNKNEELMNSLDREEFGPMDNNTEYMYR, via the exons ATGCATTCATGTCAAAAACACCATCACCACAACCATCACCACCATCATCAGCATCGACATGATCTAGATCACCAATTGTttcaccaccatcaccaccatTGTGATGGGATCGTCCGACAAGAAGAACCTGTCCAAGTTGAAGAATGGCCTCAGACTCAAAAACCTGCCGTACCCTATTTAGGGGGACACATCCTTACCGCCGCATTGCAAAG atCTACTGCTGGCATGTCAGAAGAAAATCGGCATTATATAGAGGCTCAAAACCCAAAGACtcggttgaaaaaaaaaaaccgaaggACAAGATTTGGAGAAGATAAACATAATGTAATGAGACCTCATCCCGTACCCACTATACATCCAGACGACTTACCTCAAAGAGCGAGATGGACAATTATCATCACCGCCGGACTGTTGCTCATCACTTGTATGCTGTTGGTGGGCGTAACATTAAGGATGGCACCCGTAATTGACGAACTCG TTCGAAATAAAAACGAAGAGTTAATGAATTCACTAGACCGGGAAGAATTTGGACCAATGGACAATAACACTGAATACATGTATAG gTGA
- the LOC100159128 gene encoding alkylglycerol monooxygenase-like isoform X1, translating into MNFEIANTTVLLWDMFYLGNPHRHMYKDIKHLPHIYAQAWPYFLTLLVLENGLRLWQRKEILRLNDSITSMSHAILQECAKLFYRGSEHCLYFWIYNNYKICELPWNSVAFWYFSAIAVDFCYYWMHRASHEIHIFWAQHQVHHSSEEFNVTVGIRQSVFQSLVGIVCYAPLALFVPPVLLLVHQQLSLLYQIWIHTETITTIGPLDYILNTPAYHRVHHGSNLYCLDKNYGGVLIIWDRIFGTFQDFYPDKPITYGLVYQKNAFNPLSLQFFYNLNLYYKWNSMKGWKNKLRSVIKGPSWIPGLSWTGHDGRRASVAGRRKKYDVKISYALKSYLLVHFIAVVNGYFTLTTIPRSEINITCLAISMFYVVWSLTSIGLMFEKSSWSTCFECSRCLTIFVHLIYLEPQPFLSALTVVVYQSLMGTSVVVWAVLCLMR; encoded by the exons ATGAATTTTGAAATCGCCAATACAACAGTTTTACTATGGGACATGTTCTACTTGGGTAATCCTCATCGACATATGTACAAGGACATCAAACACTTACCACATATATACGCACAG GCTTGGCCATACTTCTTGACTTTATTGGTGTTAGAAAATGGATTGCGGCTATGGCAAAGAAAAGAAATACTTAGACTTAACGACAGCATCACCTCAATGAGTCATGCCATTTTGCAAGAATGTGCCAA attgttTTATAGAGGATCAGAACATTGTTTGTACTTTtggatttataacaattataaaatttgtgaACTACCTTGGAATTCTGTAGCTTTCTGGTATTTTTCAGCGATTGCAGTTGATTTCTGTTATTATTGGATGCATAGAGCCAGTCAtg aaattcatattttttgggCTCAACATCAGGTTCACCACAGTTCTGAGGAATTTAATGTTACTGTCGGGATAAGACAATCGGTATTTCAAAGTTTAGTGGGAAtc GTGTGCTACGCTCCTTTGGCTTTATTCGTTCCACCGGTCTTGTTGTTGGTGCATCAACAGTTGAGTCTCTTATACCAAATTTGGATCCACACCGAAACAATAACAACTATTGGACCGTTGGACTATATCTTAAACACCCCAGCATATCACAGGGTGCATCACG ggagCAATCTATACTGTTTAGATAAGAACTACGGAGGCGTTTTAATTATATGGGACAGGATATTTGGAACGTTCCAAGACTTCTATCCGGACAAGCCCATCACGTATGGCTTAGTATACCAGAAAAATGCATTCAATCCCCTATCCTTGCAA tttttctacaatttaaatttatattataaatggaaTAGTATGAAAGGTTGGAAGAACAAATTAAGATCAGTCATCAAGGGACCAAGCTGGATACCAGGTCTGTCGTGGACAGGTCACGATGGAAGACGTGCCAGT GTTGCAGGACGCAGAAAAAAATACGATGTGAAGATATCTTACGCACTGAAGTCATATTTACTAGTTCATTTCATTGCAGTCGTTAATGGCTACTTCACTTTAACAACAATTCCTCGTTCT GAAATTAATATTACGTGCCTGGCAATTTCTATGTTTTATGTTGTCTGGTCATTGACGAGCATAGGCTTGATGTTCGAGAAGTCCTCGTGGTCAACATGTTTTGAATGCTCAAGATGCTTAACCATATTCGTTCATCTAATATATTTGGAACCACAACCATTTTTGAGTGCATTAACTGTCGTCGTATATCAATCGTTAATGGGCACTTCGGTTGTTGTTTGGGCcgtattatgtttaatgcgTTAA
- the LOC100159128 gene encoding alkylglycerol monooxygenase-like isoform X2, which yields MSHAILQECAKLFYRGSEHCLYFWIYNNYKICELPWNSVAFWYFSAIAVDFCYYWMHRASHEIHIFWAQHQVHHSSEEFNVTVGIRQSVFQSLVGIVCYAPLALFVPPVLLLVHQQLSLLYQIWIHTETITTIGPLDYILNTPAYHRVHHGSNLYCLDKNYGGVLIIWDRIFGTFQDFYPDKPITYGLVYQKNAFNPLSLQFFYNLNLYYKWNSMKGWKNKLRSVIKGPSWIPGLSWTGHDGRRASVAGRRKKYDVKISYALKSYLLVHFIAVVNGYFTLTTIPRSEINITCLAISMFYVVWSLTSIGLMFEKSSWSTCFECSRCLTIFVHLIYLEPQPFLSALTVVVYQSLMGTSVVVWAVLCLMR from the exons ATGAGTCATGCCATTTTGCAAGAATGTGCCAA attgttTTATAGAGGATCAGAACATTGTTTGTACTTTtggatttataacaattataaaatttgtgaACTACCTTGGAATTCTGTAGCTTTCTGGTATTTTTCAGCGATTGCAGTTGATTTCTGTTATTATTGGATGCATAGAGCCAGTCAtg aaattcatattttttgggCTCAACATCAGGTTCACCACAGTTCTGAGGAATTTAATGTTACTGTCGGGATAAGACAATCGGTATTTCAAAGTTTAGTGGGAAtc GTGTGCTACGCTCCTTTGGCTTTATTCGTTCCACCGGTCTTGTTGTTGGTGCATCAACAGTTGAGTCTCTTATACCAAATTTGGATCCACACCGAAACAATAACAACTATTGGACCGTTGGACTATATCTTAAACACCCCAGCATATCACAGGGTGCATCACG ggagCAATCTATACTGTTTAGATAAGAACTACGGAGGCGTTTTAATTATATGGGACAGGATATTTGGAACGTTCCAAGACTTCTATCCGGACAAGCCCATCACGTATGGCTTAGTATACCAGAAAAATGCATTCAATCCCCTATCCTTGCAA tttttctacaatttaaatttatattataaatggaaTAGTATGAAAGGTTGGAAGAACAAATTAAGATCAGTCATCAAGGGACCAAGCTGGATACCAGGTCTGTCGTGGACAGGTCACGATGGAAGACGTGCCAGT GTTGCAGGACGCAGAAAAAAATACGATGTGAAGATATCTTACGCACTGAAGTCATATTTACTAGTTCATTTCATTGCAGTCGTTAATGGCTACTTCACTTTAACAACAATTCCTCGTTCT GAAATTAATATTACGTGCCTGGCAATTTCTATGTTTTATGTTGTCTGGTCATTGACGAGCATAGGCTTGATGTTCGAGAAGTCCTCGTGGTCAACATGTTTTGAATGCTCAAGATGCTTAACCATATTCGTTCATCTAATATATTTGGAACCACAACCATTTTTGAGTGCATTAACTGTCGTCGTATATCAATCGTTAATGGGCACTTCGGTTGTTGTTTGGGCcgtattatgtttaatgcgTTAA